A genomic region of Gemmatimonas sp. contains the following coding sequences:
- a CDS encoding M20/M25/M40 family metallo-hydrolase has translation MRHFTTALTALVFAAAPLAAQQPSQYPTSWDPKLLERPDVKSAMAMLEKNFPQQLEEWVRLTEMPGKSGQEQARGAYVKAAFEKEGLKPTVDSIGNVVAVRKGTGGGPTIVIMAHMDVVFPNDPPKKVRRSGDTLFAPGVGDNTASVGNMLATLRTMNATKFTSKGDIVFIGTTQEELGLKGAEYWLRTNPRPDLLIVPDGAFGSVAYGALGIYWTKYVFTGPGAHTLASRGRPTPVRAVAAAIDRLYQLQFPALPDGAVMNIGQIHGGNIFNAVPQELYFTVDLRSSDPVLLDSLDRTITRVTQEVANEYKVGLRVEIEQKNQAGGTEKQLAGARAHPLVQTAIDINRALGISTGMPGAMEAVATGATDANPGVVRKIPSIAIGGSKANGAHQLTEYALASTALPSTKLLYLLTATFADGVKVVPPAKIVP, from the coding sequence ATGCGACACTTCACCACCGCGCTCACCGCGCTCGTGTTCGCCGCCGCCCCGCTCGCGGCGCAGCAGCCCTCCCAGTACCCCACCAGCTGGGATCCCAAGTTGCTCGAGCGCCCCGATGTGAAGTCGGCCATGGCCATGCTCGAAAAGAACTTTCCGCAACAGCTCGAGGAGTGGGTGCGCCTCACCGAGATGCCCGGCAAGTCGGGGCAGGAGCAGGCGCGCGGCGCCTACGTGAAGGCGGCGTTCGAAAAGGAAGGACTCAAGCCCACCGTCGACTCCATCGGCAACGTCGTGGCTGTCCGCAAGGGAACGGGGGGCGGCCCGACCATCGTCATCATGGCGCACATGGACGTGGTCTTCCCCAATGACCCCCCCAAGAAGGTCCGACGCAGCGGCGATACGCTCTTTGCGCCCGGCGTGGGTGACAACACCGCCTCCGTGGGCAACATGCTGGCCACGCTGCGCACCATGAATGCCACGAAGTTCACGAGCAAGGGCGACATCGTCTTCATTGGCACCACGCAGGAGGAGCTGGGGCTCAAGGGCGCCGAGTACTGGCTGCGCACCAACCCCCGCCCCGACCTGCTCATCGTGCCTGACGGCGCGTTCGGCAGCGTGGCCTACGGCGCGCTGGGCATCTACTGGACCAAGTACGTGTTCACCGGTCCTGGCGCGCACACGCTCGCGTCGCGCGGCCGGCCGACACCCGTGCGCGCCGTCGCGGCCGCCATTGATCGGCTGTACCAGCTGCAGTTCCCCGCCCTCCCCGATGGCGCCGTGATGAACATCGGGCAGATCCATGGCGGCAACATCTTCAACGCCGTCCCGCAGGAACTCTACTTCACGGTCGACCTGCGCAGCAGCGACCCGGTCCTGCTCGACTCCCTCGATCGCACCATCACGCGTGTCACGCAGGAGGTGGCGAACGAGTACAAGGTCGGGTTGCGTGTCGAGATCGAGCAGAAGAACCAGGCGGGTGGCACCGAGAAGCAACTGGCCGGCGCTCGTGCGCACCCGCTCGTGCAGACCGCCATCGACATCAACCGGGCACTCGGCATCAGTACCGGCATGCCCGGGGCCATGGAAGCGGTGGCCACCGGCGCCACCGACGCCAACCCGGGGGTCGTGCGCAAGATCCCCTCCATTGCCATCGGTGGCTCGAAGGCCAACGGCGCGCATCAGCTCACCGAATACGCACTGGCCTCGACCGCACTCCCCAGCACCAAGCTGCTCTATCTGCTGACCGCCACCTTCGCCGACGGCGTGAAGGTGGTGCCGCCCGCCAAGATCGTTCCCTGA
- a CDS encoding DUF3047 domain-containing protein gives MEHGRRLVLGLLLPAVLAGTPVAAQPTPPSVPAAAHGAAHTSVRTLLWAVDGLSYDAFTEARRRGLFRAFPHAGRHVAPYPSMSHPAWTEVMGANRVFGTRGTLRSVEASWFDLDAMQVSDDPRQVFARQASPFNYMRAFDWFFDPITEPLMYFEGDRLADRELADAERDVLERFTGDHHVVFLGGADAIAHTHLGGLHRYLTRLDAMMTRVSDSLAARGDTAVRQFIVSDHGNAGAFREGQPERRLTPVSLDAALRRVGLVQRDTGRLTRANEVSVVTLALASMVNVYFADLQRRRAFANAALRLPGVELITWLEVGADDRFVVISSADRGEAQLHWRSDGAVQYRRVTGNPLAIPDSLVSQDGAARWVPDAVMRAATMAGPYPDAPFRLIRSADKQVENAPDVVVNLRDGYCWAGSLGRFVQMVRTHGALSARSTLGLVASTHTVVPAYMRSHEVLQVAGLSEHQLFHRALAHAPHDAGAVADSLASAPRQIATGRDDDSPDAVFLRRVRPITLSAEYFDQETARALAAAVRPTATAQAARRRAVDRTRTALRQTRVVDGVTGHVDTLLALFDPLPTSLNSDSLTRLLERTEARLRGIPELAPLAALRDVWRAPAARAAPRGSAPNIATAGAGDALRRATMAAWTLPYYLDAVLTAPESDSITDPRDVAFARQWHHELRPRLHRGIAPLALDSTLPARLFGEVFKERELLRQVEQPAVATLYDAPVPDVALVYVPGIFGELFDDEIWRRGVRSVREQLGMRTITAFTDGRCSTSDNANTLLQQLRDDTERRLARGYARPRYLLVGYSKGGLDALHALARDPHFAERQVAAVVTIATPHGGTPVAERADLPDALLRTVIARPRAAICDTSRAVASLWPATRAVFWGSEGRGVVTQVPVYTLALHADMREAHPWMKLTKRIGRFAEENDGVVARSAARVPEGLPSVHLGDLRGDHIAARSASAFPQESVLESIVLTLNELGALAPGADSAWRRITAARIPTAVAAPVRPAAEARRAPQRLPSGRSEWHTARTFRMNQLEALTGGPAVEATGALLPLGIDMRCDHDDMTRFREEYEFVYDAGNGGSEGSATNGFSITTADSESGRACRLRTRRSAMKMTTVAFRFAPAAFPRLSLRVRVDRAVTGVAPDKGGRGRNDATLKLWYVLRDERPGGNGRRLLFGYTWAGRDATGATPAADSLVEGGASRRRIGFSVLPEARLINIGGPDAEGRWVSVERDFAADVQRAYPGIPLSALRVIAITVQSDSDDSRGETDVLLERLAMLPPNP, from the coding sequence ATGGAGCACGGCCGGCGCCTCGTCCTCGGCCTTCTCCTTCCGGCAGTACTGGCCGGCACCCCGGTCGCGGCGCAGCCCACGCCACCGTCGGTGCCGGCCGCGGCGCACGGCGCGGCCCACACGAGCGTGCGCACGCTCCTGTGGGCCGTCGACGGACTGAGTTACGACGCGTTCACGGAAGCGCGGCGCCGTGGGCTCTTTCGCGCCTTCCCGCACGCCGGCCGACACGTGGCGCCCTACCCGTCCATGAGTCATCCGGCCTGGACCGAGGTGATGGGCGCGAACCGGGTGTTCGGCACCCGCGGCACGCTCCGCTCCGTCGAAGCGAGCTGGTTCGACCTCGACGCCATGCAGGTGAGCGACGACCCGCGTCAGGTCTTTGCGCGACAGGCGAGCCCGTTCAACTACATGCGCGCCTTCGACTGGTTCTTCGATCCCATCACCGAGCCCCTCATGTACTTCGAGGGAGATCGGCTGGCCGATCGGGAGCTCGCCGACGCCGAGCGCGATGTACTGGAGCGTTTCACGGGTGACCATCACGTGGTGTTTCTTGGGGGCGCCGACGCCATCGCGCATACCCACCTCGGTGGCCTGCACCGCTATCTCACGCGGCTCGACGCCATGATGACGCGCGTGAGCGATTCGCTGGCGGCGCGGGGTGACACGGCGGTGCGGCAGTTCATCGTCTCCGACCACGGCAACGCGGGAGCCTTTCGCGAAGGACAGCCGGAGCGCCGGCTGACCCCCGTGTCGCTCGATGCGGCGCTGCGCCGCGTTGGGCTCGTGCAACGAGATACGGGGCGCCTCACGCGCGCCAACGAGGTGAGCGTCGTCACGCTGGCGCTGGCCAGCATGGTCAATGTCTATTTCGCCGACCTGCAACGCCGCCGCGCCTTCGCCAACGCCGCGCTGCGCCTGCCGGGAGTGGAGCTGATCACCTGGCTCGAGGTGGGTGCCGATGACCGCTTCGTGGTCATCAGCAGCGCCGACCGCGGCGAGGCCCAACTGCACTGGCGGAGCGACGGCGCCGTGCAGTACCGGCGCGTGACCGGGAATCCCCTCGCCATCCCCGATTCACTTGTCTCGCAGGACGGCGCGGCGCGCTGGGTACCCGACGCGGTTATGCGTGCCGCCACCATGGCGGGGCCGTACCCCGACGCGCCGTTTCGGCTCATCCGCAGCGCCGACAAGCAGGTGGAGAACGCCCCCGATGTCGTGGTGAACCTGCGCGATGGCTACTGCTGGGCCGGATCGCTGGGGCGATTCGTGCAGATGGTACGCACGCACGGTGCCCTGAGTGCCCGCTCCACGCTCGGACTCGTCGCCAGCACGCACACCGTGGTGCCCGCCTACATGCGAAGCCACGAAGTGCTGCAGGTGGCCGGCCTCTCCGAGCACCAGCTCTTTCACCGGGCGCTGGCCCACGCGCCGCACGACGCCGGGGCCGTGGCCGACAGTCTCGCCTCGGCGCCGCGGCAAATCGCCACCGGTCGTGACGACGACAGCCCCGATGCCGTATTCCTGCGCCGGGTCAGGCCCATCACGCTCTCGGCGGAATACTTCGATCAGGAAACCGCGCGCGCGCTGGCCGCCGCCGTGCGCCCAACCGCAACCGCGCAGGCGGCGCGCCGACGGGCCGTCGATCGCACGCGCACGGCGCTGCGACAGACCCGCGTCGTGGACGGCGTCACCGGTCATGTCGACACCCTGCTTGCGCTCTTCGACCCGCTCCCGACTTCGCTGAACAGCGACAGCCTCACCCGCCTGCTGGAGCGCACCGAAGCGCGGCTGCGCGGCATTCCGGAGTTGGCGCCGTTGGCCGCACTCCGCGACGTGTGGCGTGCCCCCGCCGCACGCGCAGCACCACGCGGGTCAGCCCCAAACATCGCGACCGCAGGGGCCGGTGACGCGCTGCGTCGCGCTACCATGGCCGCGTGGACGCTGCCGTACTACCTCGACGCCGTACTCACGGCGCCGGAGTCCGACTCCATCACCGACCCGCGCGACGTGGCCTTCGCGCGGCAGTGGCACCACGAGCTGCGCCCCCGCCTGCACCGCGGCATCGCCCCGCTGGCACTCGACAGTACGCTCCCAGCGCGTCTTTTCGGGGAGGTCTTCAAGGAGCGTGAACTGCTGCGACAGGTGGAGCAGCCCGCGGTCGCCACACTGTACGATGCGCCCGTCCCCGATGTGGCCCTGGTGTACGTGCCAGGGATCTTCGGCGAACTGTTCGACGACGAGATCTGGCGACGCGGCGTACGCAGCGTGCGGGAGCAGCTGGGGATGCGTACCATCACGGCCTTCACCGATGGCCGATGCAGCACCAGCGACAATGCCAACACCCTGCTGCAGCAGCTACGCGACGACACCGAGCGCCGTCTCGCCCGCGGGTATGCCCGGCCACGTTACCTGCTGGTGGGCTACTCCAAGGGCGGCCTCGACGCCCTGCACGCCCTCGCCCGTGACCCCCATTTTGCCGAACGTCAGGTGGCGGCGGTGGTGACGATCGCCACGCCGCATGGCGGCACCCCGGTGGCCGAGCGGGCAGACCTGCCGGATGCCCTGCTGCGCACGGTCATTGCGCGCCCACGCGCCGCCATCTGCGACACCAGCCGCGCCGTCGCGTCGCTGTGGCCCGCCACACGCGCCGTCTTCTGGGGCAGCGAAGGGCGCGGTGTGGTGACGCAGGTCCCGGTATACACGCTCGCGCTGCACGCCGACATGCGCGAGGCACACCCGTGGATGAAGCTCACCAAGCGCATCGGGCGCTTTGCCGAGGAGAACGACGGCGTCGTGGCGCGCAGCGCCGCGCGAGTGCCCGAGGGGCTGCCATCGGTGCACCTCGGCGACCTCCGGGGTGACCACATCGCGGCGCGCAGCGCGTCCGCCTTTCCGCAGGAGAGCGTCCTGGAAAGCATCGTGCTCACGCTCAATGAGCTTGGCGCGTTGGCACCGGGGGCCGACAGCGCATGGCGTCGCATCACGGCCGCGCGCATACCCACCGCCGTTGCCGCACCGGTACGGCCTGCAGCCGAAGCGCGCCGCGCTCCACAGCGTCTCCCCTCCGGTCGTTCCGAGTGGCACACCGCCCGTACCTTTCGCATGAATCAGCTCGAGGCGCTGACCGGGGGCCCCGCCGTGGAGGCCACGGGTGCGTTGCTCCCCCTGGGCATCGACATGCGCTGTGACCACGACGACATGACGAGATTTCGGGAGGAGTACGAGTTCGTCTACGATGCGGGAAACGGCGGCAGCGAAGGCAGTGCCACCAACGGCTTCTCCATCACCACGGCGGACTCCGAGAGCGGGCGGGCCTGCCGACTGCGCACCAGGCGCAGCGCGATGAAGATGACCACGGTGGCCTTTCGCTTTGCCCCGGCGGCGTTTCCACGCCTGTCGCTGCGGGTGCGCGTGGATCGCGCGGTAACGGGCGTCGCGCCGGACAAGGGTGGCCGCGGGCGCAACGACGCGACGTTGAAGCTGTGGTATGTACTGCGCGACGAGCGCCCTGGCGGCAACGGTCGGCGACTGCTGTTCGGTTACACCTGGGCCGGACGCGACGCCACCGGAGCCACGCCGGCTGCCGACTCCCTGGTGGAAGGCGGCGCCTCACGTCGGCGGATCGGGTTCTCGGTACTGCCGGA